From the genome of Neospora caninum Liverpool complete genome, chromosome III:
GAAGTCAGTTTAGTCAGTCCCGTGCTCGCGAAACGTGGTCTCCGGATGCGCGATCTGCCGTCCTCCagctgtatatacacctgGTTAGTCGGCTAGGTCGGGGTGGCCTGGTGATTGTCAAGCGGCAGGAGCCGACAGACGTGACCAATTTGGAGGCTATCCACGACTCGGCCAGAATCAGCCAAAACCTACTCCCGAAACACGTGCCACAAGTGGGTTTGTCGTTGGCGTAAGAGCGTGTCTGTTTTCGACTACCAGTCGAACAGCAGTGGGAACGCACTTCCTCCAGCTGGGGTTTTTTTCGAGAATCATTGATGTTTTGGACCATCGGCGAGTGAACGCAGTAACCCGCCATTCCTCTTCAGACTTTTGTGGGCTGCGTTTCACTGGTGGCTGCTCTGGTTTGTCAACGTGCGTCATTCCCGTTTCGACCAGAGGGCGCGAACTGTCTTGTGTTCTTGTCTAAAGGGAAAAATGCAATTGTTTTGTTTTAGATCACTGAGAAAAGGCAAGCGGTGCCTAGAAACAATTTCACCTCCGTGGTCACATGGCTTAGAGAAGGAAGAATGAAAAAGCAAACGCGCAAaccagatatatatatatatatatatatatatatacccgTACGTACACACATGCTGGTAGACTCACGCCGTAACACGCTGAGTACGGGCAAAAACGGCAAACTCTGTTTTGCCTTTGGCGACAAGTGGCGGCTCTGCAAGTCTCCCCTCGCAACAGGAAATCACGCAACCGAGTTAGGAATCTGCGAACTCGGCCCCGACATCGCTACGGGACACCGCTGGTCCGTCTTCTGACCAGCCTGCGCTGTCGAGCTCTGCGTCTGAAAGTCGAGTACCTCAGGGTTGCCGTTCCAGTCGACTCCTAGCTAGCGGGCGTGTCAGTGAACGATAACGGAATGTGCTTAGGTGTGCGCAGTACGGCGACAAGAGCAGCGCAGAACGGAAAACTTCACCACAGTGGAGCTCGCAGAGAGCGGCACCCGCCGCCTAGAAAGAGAACGGCCCTCTCTTCCGGGGCAGAAACCAAAAAGCACGCTTTGCCGGAGAGCCCCCAGAAACACCGAAACctcacccccccccccccccccccgtaGGAGAACCTGCAATTGATATCGCGCCAAGTTCGGTATTGAAAAGAGTCGCTATCAGTGGCATGCACCGCGTGAATGATACTGGCGCGCCCCGTGTAAGCTTACTAACGCGACTAGGCCCAACGGCACTGCAAAAAGGGCTCCTCTCTTCAACCCACCCTGGTTTGTTCAGAATGATCAACCCCTCTCGGTCCCTGTGACTCTTCCTGTGGCCCTCCGCGTTGCGTCTCTACGGCATGCGAGGCCAAACCGTCGCcaccttcctcgtccttcgaGTCCTTTGCACGCTCTCCGCCAAAGGCTGcccaggtgtacatacagcccGATGCAACGGCCAGGCCAGCGGCGGCCCAAAGACCCAGCACTGCGTGCGTGAGAAGTGTGGGTCGGCTGTTCGCAGAAAACGTGCACTGGAGATTCCTTCGCACGCTTTCTAAACTCTCGAAACCGAGCGCAGCTACCTGTCGGACTGTCCGCGCACTCCACGCGTGAACTGCGTCGATTGTGTTTCTACTGAGCCGGCACACGACATCTACAGTCGGCCGCCGCGGCACCGTCTGCGCCTCCAGTGCCGGGTCAGCGGGGGTACAAAGTGCGCCAAAAGCTCGTTTGCAGCCGCCTAGCAAAACGTCGCGTGCCCTcgccagagaggcggcgccttTGTCGCCCAGTCTGAGGCGCGTCGTCCACCGCGCGAACCCGCCGGATGGGAACGCAGGGGCCTGTCCAGCTCGACAGAGCAGATTTTCGAGCCGCTGTGGAAAACTCTCAGACGTTTGTGGGCGAGGCGCTGAGGGCGCAGCCCAGGTCCGCGTGCCAGTTCGGGGTGACTGTCCAGAGCGCCGAACGAGCCTGACAAGGGAAAGGCAGCGGCCTAACAGTGTGTGCCTgctctccccttccttcgtttctACGTTCTCTACATCGGGAGAGGCCACATGTCTACTTTTTCTAGCGTAGGCCCTGAAACGCTTCATCGAGCGTTCTGTTTCAtctgtgtctcccgcgcGGCCAGGCGCTTGGAATCCCCTCGCACCTGCcgcggcgcgcgtctcttcccctgCTCCTTCAAAGAGCGGCCGGCTGCCAGTGTacagcgggagaaggagaagcagcagGGAGACCGCACCCATCTGGACTGCCGTCTTGACTTTCCCCAGCCACTGGACGGCTCCCTCCTCCCCACGGTCCATCTTCTCGAGGTGCAGCCGCAGGCCCTGAACGGCCAACTCCCGCATGAAGATCGCCACGGCCGGAGGGCCGAGAAGACTGGCGAACGGCGGCACTGCGAGGGTACAGACACCGCCCAGGGCAGCCGTCACGAGGAGTTTGTCGGCGAGCGCGTCGAGAAGCGCCCCCAGAGAGGAACAGGCTTCCCAGCGCCGCGCCAGGTAGCCGTCGAGTAGATCGGTGAGGGAGGCAGCgatgaagaggagcgaggagaagagtGGCGACGGAAGGACGGTCCCGGGAGATGTCttggaagagacaaaggtgGCAAACGGAACTCTTCCGACTGCGCGCAACGCGACCTCGTttgcagaagaaagaacagaggaaaggacggcGGAGGTCGCCACGAAGGGCGCcagcgcggaagagaaggcaccCCAACTCGAGTAAGCCTGGATGTCCTCGGCAGTGTGAGGAGAAGACCGATCTTCTGCGCCTGTCCACGAGGcacacggagaagagcgagaagcggaaaaacgCTGGGTgcgacgaagcgaagacggaacAATgtggcgagggaagaacagcgagaaaaaTAAGGCAACGGAAGCGCCTACgcgcagcgaggaaagggcCGTAGGAATTCGGGCCTTCAGCCACGATCGGACGCATGCACCCTCGCCAAGGCGCAGGTGATCTCGCCACACCTGGAGCCAGGAAGtgggaagggaaaggcgaggagaatTCCTAGATGACGCAAAAGAAGCAGCGGCCGAATCCTGATCTGAGGAGCACGAAAAAGCCGACGCTGAGGGGGAGAGAccgtgtctctgttcgcATGCCTTCTCCTCGTGCTGTGTTTCCGTCCGAGCGGAAAccggcgaagcagaagatCCAGAGTCCCCTGATGCGCTCATCGCCTCGCCAGCGAtagcgaggagaggcgggcgcGTCTCGGATCTCTCCTCAAAACAGCGACCTCGACCGTCTCTTTTGCCCGCGttctcctccctccttcctgcctctcctcgatTCTCTTTTTCAGCGAGCGTCCCGTCTTTTCGTccctgctcttcctctttgcgcagctcttcttccgccgtctGGCGAATGGGCAACGTCTCGATCCTCAGGCTCAActggagaggccgcgccgTCCTTTCTTCACTCCTGGTTATTCTTTGCGCGCCTCGCGTCCAGTCGCCTCTCGCAGCGCCGAGACTCCACACGCTCGCGTCCGACAGTCGCCCCCTGCGAGTGCCGTCCCGTCCATCTGTGCTGCCATGCACCCTGCTCCTCAGTGTTTCGTTTTCACCAAGTCTGGCGATAGAGCTGCCGAGTCTCCGTGGAGAGGGCGTGTCTCTGCGGGTTCGAGGAAAagccgaaaacggagagaggaaggccggTCCAGCGTCGCCGCAGGGTGCCCGCTCCCCTGCACgagtttcgcgtttctcctcggtgttcgcttctttgctctctgcgcgttcggcgcgtttttgttcctcctctcgccttctctcagGCGGCAGAGGGAGTGCAGGCCAGGGCGCGGGGACTAGGCGGCTGGGCACAGCGCGCCTCGCGGGTCTGCCAAGGAAACTGGAGCCTGCATGCGAGGCTGCTGCGGCGCGTGCAGAAGCGCCAAGAGGTCTTAGAGCAGCAGGCGCCTCGGCAACCACCAGAGGGCGCGCCTGGACAAGGACCaggagcgaaggcgcacGCAGAGGGAAcccagaagaagacgctggGGAGTgtgagacagaagaaggagaacgcagaggagctggcgaggcagaagcgagaaggagaagagccgCGACGAATAACGCGGCCATTGTGGCGAGGTCGCGTCGGGCTTGAGGCCCAaaatgcatgcgccttcGGATTGTCGCTTGACTTCCCACCTCCGAACCACCCgtccggggggggggggggggggaggagtcgcgaggcgacgaagcgtgagaggagcgcgagagagatgtCAGAAAGCGGACCTCTGTCTCGGCTCAGGtgcgaaacagaaacgaaaTCGGGGAGTGGCAACGCTCGAAtacgaggaggagaaggaagcgcgaaaGATAGATGAGCGGACGAACTGTATCGGTCGCCTCACacactcgcctctctttgcaTGTGTTCCCGTGACTCGTCCAAAGGgggagaaacaaagaacACAGACGCGCATGTCCCTGctcgacacacacgcatgcacactccACCTCACACGCTCAAGACTTGCTCAGAAGCCGACAAGCTCGGCAAGGAAAGGTCGGCTGTTTGCTGTTCGGAAGTTTCCACTCCTACTCATCGACCGAACGAAGATGCGTGCCTTAAACAGCCGCGAGTTCCTTCCTCGCAGGGGAGCGCAGCTCTGCTCACGTGGCCTCGCTGTGTGTGGCTGCCAAAGAAGTCtcgagggaggcgcgggcCTTCGAAAAGACAAGACTTGTCGCTCGCCCTGTCGACGGCAAGAAGAGACTGCACTTGCACAGGTCGCGGCGAAGATTCTCCGGGATGGGCGAcgcgacagaaagagagagacgcagcaccagagaagaacggccgaatgagagaagaagaggtcaaaaggagagacggagagagaagacagtgAAGTTTTGGCGAAGGTCGCATGTCTCGTTGAGAGCGAGAGTCACCGCGTCAGGGAAGGTGGACGGTTCCTCGGTCGACATCGATGTGCCTTTTCGTGGGCTACTGAGCATCTGTGACTCCGAACCTGTGTGTAGGCGCAGTTTgccgtctccatcttctcgaCTTTTCCGTTCCTCCCAGGAAAAAGGGATATAGGCAAATGACCCTTATTGGGCGGAACGGGAAGACACAGTCGCGCATATGCGGTCACTCCTTCCtcagcctctctgccgctgccgtgtgtgtttctctcctctctttctgcgtttccAGGCAACTCGGAGAAAATTCGTTTTTTCCGCAGAGAGGTCAGGCGCCCGGAgacccgcgagagacgcgagtcAACTGCCGCGTCgccgtttgtgtctctcggccCGCACACCGAAAAAAGcggggagcgcgagagaggcgcatgcgcacggTCGCGGCATGTGCCGCGTGAGAAGTGGCGAGTGTGAAGCGAGCGGAGTGTGCGTCGACTGCCACGGAAGTGCCcgggagaacaaggaaagccggagagaacgcggaaaGGACGTGGAGAACGGAGAGTAGGAGCCGCTCGTTTCTCCCCCAGGCTCTGCAGTCTGGTCGACCGACGCAAGTCACCTAGgccggaaaacgcggaagaggtGCCGCACCTCTTCCGCGTTgtcgcggcagagaagaattTCTTGAGCTGTCTCGAGCGGCAGATTtgtgctgcatgcgctttttCTCACCGCGCCAGAGAGCCAAAAAACGACGGAGCAGCCACACGCTCCGTGCGAAAAGGCGGGCACGTCTCTTGTCCTTTGTGTGCGCGGCCTGGTCGCGACGTAGGCGACTCTTGCCCCTCCAAAAACGCCAGGCGCACACTGTTCCGGGCCTCCCCATCCGTTCGACTCTCGAGGTCTTGGCCCGCCACGTTCTTCTGAAGGGAACGCATGGTGTCCTTTTGCCTCTTTGTCGGTTCGTGTCTTCCCAGCGGAACGTGAATGCGGGAGGTGCTGCGCCTGACGGCCAGGGGTGTCGTCCACCACCGCGAGCGCTGCAGAGGAAAAGTGAGGCTGAACGAAAAAGATTGGGCATCTAAGTTGTATCGATATCGGAAGTTCTTTTCATGCGCTCCTTCTGGCGCCGTGCCCCATCAGGCTGCTCACGGCGAGCGGGgagaggtgtatgtacacctggcTCTCGGCTCAAGCGTCCTTCACTGGGGGTTGGCAAATCAAGGCCGGCTCTCGCCCTGccgtcccttttcttctcctcttctgcgctaGAAACCTCGACGAGAAATCCGTAATTCGACGTCGactgccgcgtcttctctttccactttGCACGCGATTCCCTGTAGGTTTAGACGCTGTGCATCGTGGTCCACGAGGGGATCGAGACTTGAAGAACCTCGTTGctttcgcggcctcgcctcgcttgcCCTTTTGAGTTTCAGGTCGCAGGGATCCGCCTCGCTGGTGCCGTTTCAGTGGGATTTTCAACGTTTCGCGCGCTTATCTCCAGTcacctctttcctctctttcctcttgctctttcttctcttctccgatATGACCCTCTCCCCGCGGCtggccgcctctccctttcagGGACAGGGGAACgcaaacagagagcgaggatgAGTCAAACTCAAAGTGAAGACCTGTGCGTAGCCGTCAGTGTGTGCACAAGCATGTGTACATAGAATGCAGATTCAACtctatgtgcatgtatacatatataaaaatatatgtatgaatATTTAGGTGTGTGTGTCAGGATTGGTTcctatccatatatatatatatatatatatatatctgtatatgtatatatttgcatatgCTTACACATGTGTCTCTTTGGGCGCGCGTTCTTTGGAGACAGCAGATACAGAAGGAGGGAAgatttcgtttttcttcggaaCGATGGAGGCAGTCGAGCTGCCGCCTCTCGAAGCGGCAACACTCGCCAGCAGGtcgcctgtcgcttctccggAAAATGAAGTGTCTGGCCAGTTCTCGGAGctccgcgaaaaaaacggcgaAGCCGTGGAGAGCcggaagcgcgcgagaacgcatgcagacctGGCAGACGCAGATGCATCCCGCCACGTGTGGGCGCgaaagggcgaggagactcCCGCGAGCGAGGgtgtcttgtctccctcagcccaaggcgacgcagacgacgcagacgacACACGGCAGGCCAGCAAGCGGCTGAAAATGGGCGAGGCAAATGCAACGGCCGGCGAAGACCTCCAACCCGCCAGTAGCGAAGACtccacgcatgcgcctccgGGCAGGGAGGAGCCTGAAAACACGGGAGCGCCCctcgcggcagagacgcaaaaccatcgacaggagacagacgagagacaggagtcagacgggagacacgagacagacgggagacacgagacagacgagatACGAGAgtcagaaggaagagaagagctgcCGGTCGCCGGACAAGTCCGAGAGCTGAGGCCCGACGGGTGCATTCGCGGAATCGAGGTTCCCGATGAAGGTGATTTGTTTTCTCCGAGAAGTTTTCcgcccttcttttctgcgtgtCCGCCGGCCGTTGCTCTCGCGCCcttccggctgtctccggcggCTGCGACgtctggtgtctcttcgtcggtcgtctctgcctgttcGCGTGTCCTTCAGGAGCCTCCGCGGGGCCTCGCGAGCGAAACGACGCTGGACGCTCTCGAGGGAAATTCACACGTCGCCGCGTGTCTGGCGCGCGGCCAGGAGTCGCCAAACATTCTGGAGATTCTTCGCGAGATACTCGTCGTCTTTGCAAAGGATCCTTCGACGCAGCTGTCGAAAACCTTCCACACAGCCGCgctcctcggcgcctcctcggcgGCTTTCCACGGGGCCGCAGAGGGCCCGACCGGGCGCGGCGACGCAAACCCTGAAGAGGGCGCCCCGCGAGTGGCTGCGGCCGACGGCGCCAGGTCTCGGCGGTTGCATGCCGcagctgcgcatgcatccgcaAAGGCGGGCGATGCAGAGCCACgcacagagaagggacaggagcCGGAGACAGTCCAGGGTGCGGCGGCTGGGAACggcctgcctgtctctctttcctcgcttggCCACCCACAACACCCGCGCGTGCGAATGATCGGCGACGGGGGCGCAGAGTGTGTCTCCCCTGAGGCCCAGAAGGCCGCACCAGAGGCTGAAGCgcaggacggagacggcgaggagagaagagccgaggTGCGAGCGCCGGGGCCCCGGTGTGCGTCGCCAGCCCTgacagacagcgagagggggaaggaaaggacgcgaGATCCGAAgcgggaaagggaggaagtGAGCGAGAATGGAGCTCCAGCATTGGGAACTCTGCCGGAGGCGGGGGATGTGGACGAGGAGCGCATGCTGTACCTCCAGCTGAAAGAAGTGGTTCTGGGAGTCGCCGCAGCTCTGGAGATTCAGCAGTTGGATCCTCCGAAACGAACggaggggaaacggaagggCGTCTCGTCGATCGCTCCCGAATccagcagcggcgccgcggaGTCAGaagcctgtctccgctcgacagggcgcgagagagcccGAGGCCCCGAAGGCCCCGGGGCCGGGAGGGGCgaaacgagacggagagagacacgaggagACGGTCCTGCAGAGGCAGCTGGAGACTCCGCGAgcagcgcaggcgacagcgggaACGCAACGCGTCCCGGTGGACACGCAGAAAGCGCGAAAGAGCAcggggaaacagaggagacagaccagacaagagagacaagagaggtCGGCGAGATAGGGAACaaggcagaaggagagacgggcgaagagagagacgggagtgACGGTCGAAAGGGTGACCCTGTGGAGGGTGAGCGGAAACTGTCCAATCAACCGTGCGTGAGGCGAactgtttctcctctgcaaCTCGGCGAGCGGGTAAATCGAGATAACTTTTCTTgcaaagagcgagggagTGGCGCGGCGCAAGCGAGTGGAGAGCCGGGGCAGGGGGGAACGTCTGGGCcagaaggcagcgagagagaaacgcagtCAACAGGGACGAACGAGGTGGAATGCCCTCTGTGTTGCTCCAACGACACGGACGtttggagacgcagcggcatTCTGCGCTACGACGTCCTCTACGAGAGATGGAAAGCCTTCCTCATGAAAATCGCTCCGACaggtatgcatgcatacctATGTTACTGCgtgtgtagatatatatatatatctatatatatatatatatatagatatatatagatatatagatatatatatatatatatatatccaaaTATAGACATCTGCAAAAGTGTATGTTTAGGTGTGTTGCTGTTTgtgcggcgcgcgcgcgcgccgtcggcgCGAGGTCTCCCCCTGAACGCAGCAGACTGAGCCTCCCATTTCCCTCCCGCGTCCAAGCTTCACACTTACGGACAGCAacgacatatatatatatatatatatatatatatatttgtatacatagatatatacaaacgtacatatatatatatatatatgtaaggATGCACGCATATAGATGTAGGCGTGCATGAATGTATACTCACATGTAGAGACAGCGTTATCCGTGTCTGCATGGATGGAGAAGTTTACGGCCCAGTTGtggagtctctctctgttcagGGCTTGGGCTCGCCTCGTACTTTGGTCGGTCTTTCATTTTTCACGTCCTTCACGCGGCGTTGCCTTCTTTGCTGGAGGAGCTTTCAAACACCGTCGTCGGGGCGCCGGCGGAGCTGcgtcgcttcgtcctcgccctcgcagAGGCTGTTGGGCTCTCCAGAGCGCATGCGGAGGGCCTCCTTCACAAGGCCTacgctgcgcatgcaaaccgCCTCGAAGTacggagagagcgcagaggcagaccgaacaggaaagacgcgggGAACCTCACACGGAAAACACATAGAACGTCCACCAGCTGGCTTGTTATATAAATACAcctatgtatgtatgtatgtatgtatgtatgtatgtatgtatgtatgtatgtatgtatgtatgtatgtatataaacATGTATTTACGTCCTTGTGTTGTTTTTTTATCCAGGTAGATGCATGTGTTGGTAGCTAGGTATATGTTGATGGGATGTTGTTGTGTGTGGAGATTTGGATATCTGAAGTGGTGCCGGCGTgtcccttccttctgcgttttcttttctttcttttcagtCGATTTTGCCTTCGGAGACAGGCCTGGGGTTTTTGCACCGGGACGCAGGTGGAGCACGGGAAGAGCAACTGGGAATCATCAGTTTTTGCTGTTTGACGAACGACCGGCAGCCGATGCACATGCGCCATCTCGTGACTGTGAAGAACATTTTTTCTCGGCAACTCCCCAAAATGCCGCGCGAGTACATCGTGCGGCTTGTCTTTGATCGAAACCACTTcaccttctgtctctgcaagCAGGGCCGTGTCATCGGGGGCGTCTGCTTCCGGCCCTACTTTCAGGAAGTAAGAGCCGGACAAAGCTCAGAACAGAACTCGCAGGCACCCCAGACGCCCTCTGTGGAGGTTGAAAGGCAAAACAACCTGCACATGTGCATCCAGTTCGCTTCGCcagataaatatatatatatatatatttgtatgtctATGTGAGTGGGTTGAACTTGGTATGTTGATATGCTCGACAACTACAAAAGTATACTATAtgatagatacagatatactTTCCGATATTTTAGGTACAGATATTTATAGAGACGGATAGAGATATTACGCGTGGATGCGTGCATGTCCAGTGtgctgcagagaggaaggaagagcggTTGGAGTCGCGAATCGcgtttttgtgttttcttcagAAATTTGCGGAAATTGCTTTCCTCGCAGTAACCTCCACAGAGCAGGTGAAGGGCTACGGGACGCGCCTCATGAACCATCTAAAGGAGCACGTGAAGAAATCGGGCATCGAATACTTCCTAACCTACGCAGGTAACCCAGAAATCCGGCAACGTCTCCATATGCACACCAAACGATATACATATTAATGCGTCTGTTTGCATGTTTGAATACAAGGCCCTGGCGTCGATCGCCCCCAtgcccctctctttctggccgtttgtgtgtgtttccatatgtttatatatattcctatatatagatatatatagagagagagaccatATATTTactgtatatgcatgcatatatacgtatgtatatatatatatatatatgtgtgtacacTTGTCTGTCTTGATGTACGGTTGCAGTTGTTGTGTGGTGTTTTGTTTTGAAGACAACTTTGCAGTGGGGTATTTCCGGAAGCAGGGATTCAGCAGCAAAATAACGATGCCGCGAGATCGGTGGCTAGGGTACATCAAGGACTACGACGGCGGCACACTGATGGAGTGTCGAATCAGCAGGCGAATCAACTACCTGAAACTCTCTCAGCTCCTTGCGCTGCAAAAAATCGCTGTGAAGCGACGCATCGAGCAGTGCGCTCCCTCAGTCACTTGCCCATCGCTTTCCTTCTGGAAGgtgagcgaaagagagaggtcagagagagagcgaaagagacacgtTCTCAATCGGGCCGTTCTCGGTgggttgtctctctcgtgctttcAGGAGAACCCCGGCCAGCTGTTGATGCCGTCGGAGATTCCAGGACTTGCCGAACTGGACACGACGGGGGAGTTGTCGATGCTGCTTGCGTCTGGCCGGCGCTTCTTGGCGCCCCACGTGCCCGGGGCCCTTTCGGGCGCGGGCGCGTTGGGCCCCAAGAAAGGCCCCTACGGCGCGTCGCGGGACGGTTTCTTCgtggggaaaggcgagcaggCTCTGGGCGGCGGAGCCTCGCTCAAGGCGCAGATTGCggcgcttctttctgcgctGGAAAAACATTCTTCGGCGTGGCCGTTTCGCAAACCGGTTTCCGTCAGCGAAGCGCCGGACTACTACGAGGTCGTTCGCCGACCCATCGACATCAGCACGAtgaagaagcgaaaccgAAACGTGAGATTCAGAGCTGCCGGTCCCgcgcaggaagcgaaaggatgagaacgcgggaggcggaactgtctctccagcgtctctaCGTGTCTCTGTAGTGTCTCTATGTGTCTTTGTAGTGTCTCGGTAGTGTGTCTCTGCAAACGCGATTGGCGTGCGAGGACAGCTCTCGCGAATCGAGTGGTGGTTTGAGTGGTTTTTTCAGGGGGAGTACAGGACGAAGGAGGCGTTTCGAGAAGATCTGCAACTGATGTTCGAGAACTGTCGAGTGTACAATTCCCCAGACACGATCTACTACAAGTACGCCGACGAGCTGCAAGCCTTCATCTGGCCGAAGGTCGAGGCCCTGGGAAAGTTTTGAGAGAACAAAGCCgacaaggaaaacgcgggaaaCACCCAGCAAGCAACGACAAAGGGCGGACGCGAAccgcgaaaaggagagaaataccaaaaaacaggagagcgacgagagaa
Proteins encoded in this window:
- a CDS encoding putative CDP-alcohol phosphatidyltransferase domain-containing protein, with the protein product MAALFVAALLLLASASPAPLRSPSSVSHSPASSSGFPLRAPSLLVLVQARPLVVAEAPAALRPLGASARAAAASHAGSSFLGRPARRAVPSRLVPAPWPALPLPPERRREEEQKRAERAESKEANTEEKRETRAGERAPCGDAGPAFLSPFSAFPRTRRDTPSPRRLGSSIARLGENETLRSRVHGSTDGRDGTRRGRLSDASVWSLGAARGDWTRGAQRITRSEERTARPLQLSLRIETLPIRQTAEEELRKEEEQGRKDGTLAEKENRGEAGRREENAGKRDGRGRCFEERSETRPPLLAIAGEAMSASGDSGSSASPVSARTETQHEEKACEQRHGLSPSASAFSCSSDQDSAAASFASSRNSPRLSLPTSWLQVWRDHLRLGEGACVRSWLKARIPTALSSLRVGASVALFFSLFFPRHIVPSSLRRTQRFSASRSSPCASWTGAEDRSSPHTAEDIQAYSSWGAFSSALAPFVATSAVLSSVLSSANEVALRAVGRVPFATFVSSKTSPGTVLPSPLFSSLLFIAASLTDLLDGYLARRWEACSSLGALLDALADKLLVTAALGGVCTLAVPPFASLLGPPAVAIFMRELAVQGLRLHLEKMDRGEEGAVQWLGKVKTAVQMGAVSLLLLLLPLYTGSRPLFEGAGEETRAAAGSFGALDSHPELARGPGLRPQRLAHKRLRVFHSGSKICSVELDRPLRSHPAGSRGGRRASDWATKAPPLWRGHATFC